A single Nocardioides bizhenqiangii DNA region contains:
- a CDS encoding flotillin family protein yields MDLNVVGPIIGVVVLLVLLVLLVTSRYKVAGPNQAFIVTGRKGKAVLNPETGQLTTDLSGQKVVLGGGVFVVPFIQKLATMDLSSRRISVQIRGAVSGQGIKLNLDGVAIVKVGGNADQIRLGAQRFLSQQADIETFTQEVLAGALRSIVGGLTVEQIIRDRAAFAQRVADESESSLTGQGLILDAFQIQDVTDDGTYLADLGRPEAARVSQEARIAEANARQAAEQAQIAAEQQIAIAQRTLALKQAEIKAETDAAAAQAAAAGPLAQADRDQAIFTEQEKVAVRQAALTERQLETQIRKPADADRYRVETEAEAKRTAEIKAAEARRAATIAAAEAKAEETRLTGEAEKARRSALADATKLEGDAQAAATLAVGQAEAAAMDKRADAFAHYNDAAVLQMLIEVLPQIAKEVAAPMSAIDNLTVLSTDGAGALPKQVVDNVAQTLQMLKTATGVDLQSMLKSAVDTSSSSSREVVPGSAEKSPEG; encoded by the coding sequence TCCTCGTGCTGCTGGTGCTGCTCGTCACCAGCCGCTACAAGGTGGCCGGACCCAACCAGGCGTTCATCGTCACCGGGCGCAAGGGCAAGGCGGTCCTCAACCCGGAGACCGGGCAGCTCACCACCGACCTCTCCGGCCAGAAGGTCGTGCTCGGCGGCGGCGTCTTCGTGGTGCCGTTCATCCAGAAGCTGGCCACGATGGACCTCTCCAGCCGCCGGATCTCGGTGCAGATCCGCGGGGCGGTCTCGGGCCAGGGCATCAAGCTCAATCTCGACGGCGTGGCGATCGTGAAGGTGGGCGGCAACGCCGACCAGATCCGGCTCGGTGCGCAGCGCTTCCTCAGCCAGCAGGCCGACATCGAGACGTTCACCCAGGAGGTGCTCGCCGGTGCGCTGCGCTCGATCGTCGGTGGCCTGACCGTCGAGCAGATCATCCGCGACCGGGCGGCGTTCGCGCAGCGGGTGGCCGACGAGTCGGAGAGCTCGCTGACCGGTCAGGGCCTGATCCTCGACGCGTTCCAGATCCAGGACGTGACCGACGACGGCACCTACCTCGCCGACCTCGGTCGACCGGAGGCGGCGCGGGTCAGCCAGGAGGCCCGGATCGCCGAGGCCAACGCCCGCCAGGCCGCGGAGCAGGCGCAGATCGCCGCCGAGCAGCAGATCGCGATCGCCCAGCGGACACTGGCCCTCAAGCAGGCCGAGATCAAGGCCGAGACCGACGCCGCCGCCGCCCAGGCGGCAGCGGCAGGGCCACTGGCGCAGGCCGACCGAGACCAGGCGATCTTCACCGAGCAGGAGAAGGTCGCCGTCCGCCAGGCCGCGCTGACCGAGCGCCAGCTCGAGACCCAGATCCGCAAGCCGGCCGACGCGGACCGCTACCGCGTCGAGACGGAGGCCGAGGCCAAGCGGACGGCCGAGATCAAGGCGGCCGAGGCACGCAGGGCCGCCACCATCGCCGCCGCCGAGGCCAAGGCAGAGGAGACCCGGCTCACCGGTGAGGCCGAGAAGGCCCGCCGATCCGCCCTCGCCGACGCGACCAAGCTGGAAGGTGACGCGCAGGCCGCCGCCACCCTGGCCGTCGGTCAGGCCGAGGCCGCCGCGATGGACAAGCGGGCCGACGCGTTCGCCCACTACAACGACGCCGCGGTGCTGCAGATGCTGATCGAGGTGCTCCCGCAGATCGCCAAGGAGGTCGCCGCGCCGATGAGCGCGATCGACAACCTGACCGTGCTCTCCACCGACGGAGCCGGCGCGCTGCCGAAGCAGGTCGTCGACAACGTCGCCCAGACGCTGCAGATGCTCAAGACCGCCACCGGCGTCGACCTGCAGTCGATGCTCAAGTCGGCCGTCGACACCTCGTCGTCGTCCTCGCGTGAGGTCGTGCCCGGGAGCGCCGAAAAGTCGCCCGAGGGCTGA
- a CDS encoding DUF2332 domain-containing protein codes for MRLYGPINEKYEEFASYAEDSPCLQSWAYGVAADSEIQEWLSTLPEPKQQPNLVFAAARWHGLDAPAPYEALREALLTDDGRIRATILARATQTNEAGRMATLLPAIAHAAGGRPVALLEAGASAGLCLYPDRWGYRWSTADGIRTAGPAAPTLHCEVTGPAPLPDAVPTVGWRGGIDLNPLDVTSEDHMSWLLTLVWPEHEDRRAQLATAIEVARTDPPDLRRGDLVELLPALVDEAGQAVGPDGVVVVFHSAVIAYLDDGARTAFADLMAGLVAAGRCRWVSNEGPNVLKGVTAAGPMPPTGQFVLGLDGRSVGHTHGHGRTLHWW; via the coding sequence ATGCGCCTCTACGGGCCGATCAACGAGAAGTACGAGGAGTTCGCTTCGTACGCCGAGGACTCGCCCTGCCTGCAGTCGTGGGCCTACGGCGTCGCCGCGGACAGCGAGATCCAGGAGTGGCTGTCGACCCTGCCGGAGCCGAAGCAGCAGCCGAACCTGGTGTTCGCGGCCGCGCGGTGGCACGGGCTCGACGCGCCGGCGCCGTACGAGGCCCTCCGGGAGGCGCTGCTCACGGACGACGGGAGGATCCGGGCGACGATCCTCGCCCGTGCCACCCAGACCAACGAGGCCGGCCGGATGGCGACGCTGCTCCCGGCGATCGCGCACGCGGCCGGCGGGCGGCCGGTGGCGCTGCTCGAGGCCGGGGCCAGCGCCGGGCTGTGCCTCTACCCGGACCGGTGGGGCTACCGGTGGTCGACCGCCGACGGCATCCGCACCGCGGGACCGGCGGCGCCGACCCTGCACTGCGAGGTGACCGGCCCGGCGCCGCTGCCGGACGCGGTGCCGACGGTCGGCTGGCGCGGGGGCATCGACCTCAACCCGCTCGACGTCACGTCCGAGGACCACATGTCGTGGCTGCTCACCCTGGTCTGGCCCGAGCACGAGGACCGCCGCGCCCAGCTCGCGACCGCCATCGAGGTGGCGCGCACCGACCCGCCGGACCTCCGGCGGGGCGACCTGGTCGAGCTGCTGCCGGCGCTGGTCGACGAGGCAGGTCAGGCCGTCGGCCCGGACGGCGTGGTGGTGGTGTTCCACTCTGCCGTGATCGCCTACCTCGACGACGGGGCGCGGACGGCGTTCGCCGACCTGATGGCCGGCCTGGTCGCGGCCGGCCGGTGCCGGTGGGTCAGCAACGAAGGCCCCAATGTGCTCAAGGGCGTCACCGCGGCCGGTCCGATGCCGCCGACCGGTCAGTTCGTGCTCGGGCTCGACGGCCGCTCGGTGGGCCACACCCACGGGCACGGCCGCACTCTCCACTGGTGGTAG
- a CDS encoding NAD-dependent succinate-semialdehyde dehydrogenase, whose amino-acid sequence MSSEPLHLDRRQLFIGGEWRPASGGGRFDVIDPADGSVLTDVADGTVDDAKAALDSAVAAQPAWAATAPRDRGEILRRAFDLVNARADDLALLMSLEMGKTVAEARGEVTYGGEFLRWFSEEAVRIHGRWMHAPAGGSRLLTVKKPVGPCLFITPWNFPLAMGTRKIGPAVAAGCTMVVKPASQTPLTMLLLADLFAEAGLPDGVLNVLTSHSSGEVSEALMADPRLRKVSFTGSTPVGKVLVRQSADQLQRVSMELGGNAPFLVFGDADIDAAVDGAMVAKMRNMGEACTAANRFLVEESVAEEFAEKLGKRMGALRLGRGQDDGVDVGPLIDDKAVADVGALVDQAVGAGARVVTGGSAPDGPGFFFSPTVLADVPADADVNTQEIFGPVAPITTFASEEEAVERANATEYGLTAYVFTRDLSRTIRMAESLEFGMVGVNSGLVSNPAAPFGGVKASGFGREGGFEGIEEYLDTTYVALPAG is encoded by the coding sequence ATGAGCTCCGAACCGCTGCACCTCGACCGTCGTCAGCTCTTCATCGGGGGCGAGTGGCGCCCGGCTTCGGGGGGCGGTCGCTTCGACGTGATCGACCCCGCGGACGGGTCGGTCCTCACCGATGTCGCGGACGGCACGGTGGACGACGCAAAGGCCGCGCTCGACTCTGCCGTGGCCGCGCAGCCGGCGTGGGCGGCGACCGCGCCGCGCGACCGCGGCGAGATCCTGCGCCGGGCGTTCGACCTGGTCAACGCCCGGGCCGACGACCTGGCGCTGCTGATGAGCCTGGAGATGGGCAAGACCGTGGCCGAGGCCCGCGGCGAGGTGACGTACGGCGGCGAGTTCCTCCGCTGGTTCTCCGAGGAGGCAGTGCGGATCCACGGGCGCTGGATGCATGCGCCGGCCGGAGGCAGCCGGCTGCTGACCGTGAAGAAGCCGGTCGGGCCGTGCCTGTTCATCACGCCCTGGAACTTCCCGCTCGCGATGGGCACCCGCAAGATCGGGCCGGCGGTGGCGGCCGGCTGCACCATGGTCGTGAAGCCCGCCAGCCAGACGCCGCTCACGATGCTGCTGCTCGCCGACCTGTTCGCGGAGGCCGGCCTGCCGGACGGTGTGCTCAACGTGCTCACCTCGCACAGCTCCGGCGAGGTGAGCGAGGCGCTGATGGCCGATCCGCGGCTGCGCAAGGTGAGCTTCACCGGCTCCACCCCGGTCGGCAAGGTGTTGGTGCGGCAGTCCGCCGACCAGCTGCAGCGGGTCAGCATGGAGCTCGGCGGCAACGCCCCGTTCCTCGTGTTCGGCGACGCCGACATCGACGCGGCGGTCGACGGCGCGATGGTCGCGAAGATGCGCAACATGGGCGAGGCGTGCACGGCCGCGAACCGGTTCCTCGTCGAGGAGTCGGTGGCCGAGGAGTTCGCCGAGAAGCTGGGGAAGCGGATGGGCGCGCTCCGGCTCGGCCGCGGACAGGACGACGGGGTCGACGTGGGTCCGCTCATCGACGACAAGGCGGTCGCCGACGTCGGTGCGCTCGTCGACCAGGCGGTCGGGGCCGGGGCCCGGGTCGTGACCGGCGGCAGCGCTCCGGACGGGCCGGGCTTCTTCTTCAGCCCGACGGTCCTGGCCGACGTGCCGGCCGACGCCGACGTCAACACCCAGGAGATCTTCGGTCCGGTCGCTCCGATCACGACCTTCGCGAGCGAGGAGGAGGCGGTCGAGCGGGCCAACGCGACCGAGTACGGCCTGACGGCGTACGTCTTCACCCGCGACCTGTCCCGCACCATCCGGATGGCGGAGTCGCTGGAGTTCGGAATGGTCGGCGTCAACTCCGGACTGGTCTCCAACCCCGCCGCACCGTTCGGCGGGGTCAAGGCCAGCGGCTTCGGCAGGGAGGGCGGCTTCGAGGGCATCGAGGAGTACCTCGACACGACGTACGTCGCGCTGCCGGCCGGCTGA
- a CDS encoding penicillin-binding transpeptidase domain-containing protein — MRRISVALLTCLLVLAGCSDDGDDVDQAGADEAVDRLAVGLVDPSGAGLAEVGFVGGKNRPIAQRYADVVEGMDGIEPAIEPGAVEVDGSTATATLTWTWQVVESEEPWTYETTVELEKAGGEWAVAWVPTIIEPSLADHEVLDATTIPATRGEILGAGGEVIVTDRPVVRFGIDRVRVSDAEAAGSARALAELVGVDVAPYVRAVRAAGDRAFVEAISFRRAEVPAEVLASYEGIAGAVALADDISLAPTREFAAPILGRVGPVTAEMIKEDPDRYRVGDIAGISGLQARYDEQLGGSPGRLVEAVSETESGPARDLFRVQESDGDPLELTLDPDLQTEAEALLADVTSASALVAIRPSDGAILAAANGPGTGGLNFATYGQFPPGSTFKIVSSLALLRAGLTPDSTVSCPPTLTVDGKEFGNYSDYPSSANGEIPLRTAVAQSCNTAFIGARDELSADDLADAAASLGLGVDHDLGFPAYFGSVEPPASETEAAADLIGQGTVLASPMTMAAVIATVREGRLVVPRLVEQVDVSDHDHAPLTGEEAAELQDMLRAVVTEGSGSQLADVPGPPVIAKTGTAEFVGADGTVQTHAWMVAAQGDLAVAAFVEVGESGSRTAGPILEEFLRASSVVE, encoded by the coding sequence ATGCGACGGATCTCGGTGGCGCTGCTGACCTGCCTGCTCGTGCTCGCCGGTTGCAGTGACGACGGGGACGACGTCGACCAGGCGGGCGCGGACGAGGCGGTGGACCGCCTCGCCGTGGGTCTCGTCGACCCGAGCGGGGCCGGACTGGCGGAAGTGGGCTTCGTCGGCGGCAAGAACCGGCCGATCGCGCAGCGGTACGCCGACGTCGTCGAGGGCATGGACGGCATCGAGCCGGCCATCGAGCCCGGTGCCGTCGAGGTGGACGGGAGCACGGCCACGGCAACCCTCACCTGGACCTGGCAGGTGGTCGAGTCCGAGGAGCCCTGGACCTACGAGACGACCGTCGAGCTGGAGAAGGCGGGCGGCGAGTGGGCGGTCGCCTGGGTGCCGACGATCATCGAGCCGAGCCTCGCCGACCACGAGGTACTCGACGCCACCACCATCCCGGCCACCCGCGGCGAGATCCTCGGCGCCGGGGGCGAGGTCATCGTCACCGACCGCCCCGTGGTGCGGTTCGGCATCGACCGGGTGCGGGTGAGCGACGCGGAGGCGGCCGGCTCCGCCCGGGCGCTCGCGGAGCTCGTGGGCGTCGACGTGGCGCCGTACGTCCGCGCGGTGCGTGCCGCCGGCGACCGTGCGTTCGTCGAGGCGATCTCGTTCCGCAGGGCGGAGGTGCCGGCCGAGGTGCTCGCGAGCTACGAGGGCATCGCCGGTGCCGTCGCGCTCGCCGACGACATCTCGTTGGCGCCGACGCGGGAGTTCGCGGCGCCGATCCTCGGTCGGGTCGGCCCGGTGACGGCGGAGATGATCAAGGAGGATCCCGACCGCTACCGGGTCGGCGACATCGCGGGGATCAGCGGCCTGCAGGCGCGGTACGACGAGCAGCTCGGTGGATCGCCGGGCCGGCTGGTCGAGGCGGTCTCGGAGACCGAGTCCGGTCCGGCGCGCGACCTGTTCCGCGTCCAGGAGTCCGACGGCGACCCGCTCGAGCTCACGCTCGATCCGGACCTGCAGACGGAGGCGGAGGCGCTGCTCGCCGACGTCACGTCCGCCAGCGCGCTGGTCGCGATCCGGCCCAGCGACGGCGCCATCCTCGCGGCCGCCAACGGGCCGGGCACCGGAGGACTGAACTTCGCCACCTACGGACAGTTCCCACCGGGCTCGACGTTCAAGATCGTCAGCAGCCTGGCCCTTCTCCGCGCCGGCCTCACGCCCGACAGCACGGTGAGCTGCCCCCCGACACTGACGGTCGACGGCAAGGAGTTCGGCAACTACAGCGACTACCCCAGCTCGGCCAACGGGGAGATCCCGCTCCGCACCGCGGTCGCCCAGTCCTGCAACACCGCCTTCATCGGCGCCCGCGACGAGCTCTCCGCCGACGACCTGGCGGACGCCGCCGCGAGCCTGGGCCTCGGCGTCGACCACGACCTCGGCTTCCCCGCCTACTTCGGCAGCGTCGAGCCGCCGGCGAGCGAGACCGAGGCGGCTGCGGACCTGATCGGTCAGGGCACGGTCCTGGCGTCCCCGATGACGATGGCCGCCGTGATCGCCACCGTGCGGGAGGGGCGGCTCGTCGTACCCCGCCTGGTCGAGCAGGTCGACGTCTCCGACCACGACCACGCGCCGCTCACCGGCGAGGAGGCCGCGGAGCTGCAGGACATGCTGCGGGCGGTGGTCACCGAGGGCAGCGGCAGCCAGCTCGCCGACGTCCCGGGCCCACCGGTGATCGCGAAGACCGGCACGGCGGAGTTCGTCGGCGCGGACGGCACCGTGCAGACCCATGCCTGGATGGTCGCCGCCCAGGGCGACCTCGCCGTCGCGGCGTTCGTCGAGGTCGGCGAGTCCGGCTCCCGCACCGCCGGTCCGATCCTCGAGGAGTTCCTGCGCGCTTCTTCGGTGGTCGAGTAG
- a CDS encoding SGNH/GDSL hydrolase family protein has translation MSALAPSRLRGRLPKRLRLLLAGVVPVLAALVPLGVQAPAQAAGPSYVALGDSYASGVGTRSYIDDGTSCQRSTYAYPYLLAQQKGYTLNFKACSGATTSTVTNSQLSAVVSTTKYVTISVGGNDAGFSSVITECAQPGWMSNCDGAVNTAQSFINNTLPGRLNTLYASIRSRAPSAVVVVTGYPRVFMGEDCNAGTWFSPSEQTRLNQTADLLNGKLSAAAAARGFKFANPTSRYIGHAVCDDVEWINGLSNPISESYHPNRLGQSSGYTPLVSPLLVGAA, from the coding sequence ATGTCAGCACTCGCTCCCTCCCGGCTCCGCGGCCGTCTGCCCAAGAGACTCCGGCTGTTGCTCGCCGGCGTCGTCCCGGTCCTGGCGGCGCTGGTCCCGCTCGGCGTCCAGGCGCCGGCGCAAGCGGCCGGGCCGTCGTACGTCGCCCTCGGCGACTCCTACGCCTCCGGCGTCGGCACCCGCAGCTACATCGACGACGGCACCAGCTGCCAGCGTTCGACGTACGCCTATCCCTACCTACTCGCCCAGCAGAAGGGGTACACCCTCAACTTCAAGGCCTGCTCCGGTGCGACCACCTCGACGGTCACCAACAGCCAGCTGAGCGCGGTCGTGTCGACGACGAAGTACGTCACCATCTCCGTCGGCGGCAACGACGCCGGCTTCTCCAGCGTGATCACCGAGTGCGCGCAGCCAGGCTGGATGTCGAACTGCGACGGCGCGGTCAACACCGCGCAGTCGTTCATCAACAACACGCTCCCTGGCCGGCTCAACACGCTCTACGCCTCGATCAGGTCGCGGGCGCCGAGCGCCGTCGTCGTGGTGACCGGCTACCCGCGGGTGTTCATGGGCGAGGACTGCAACGCCGGCACCTGGTTCTCCCCGTCCGAGCAGACGCGGCTCAACCAGACCGCGGACCTGCTCAACGGCAAGCTGTCCGCGGCCGCCGCGGCCAGGGGGTTCAAGTTCGCGAACCCGACCAGCCGGTACATCGGGCATGCCGTCTGCGACGACGTGGAGTGGATCAACGGCCTGTCCAACCCGATCAGCGAGAGCTACCACCCCAACCGCCTCGGGCAGTCCTCCGGCTACACGCCGCTGGTCAGCCCGTTGCTGGTCGGCGCTGCCTGA
- a CDS encoding MerR family transcriptional regulator, whose protein sequence is MKSSRNEIRWSVGELAHRFELPTHVLRHWETMGLLAPERDAAGRRRYREDDAYRVAAIVSSKAAGMSLDQIRSLLDAGADDRRQILTDHLADLAARMAEMERSRHLTEHALECRAHDVANCPNFRAHVADLVAGTRRGLHPGRHPGPGQHLPARA, encoded by the coding sequence ATGAAGTCAAGCCGCAATGAGATCCGCTGGTCCGTAGGGGAGCTGGCGCACCGGTTCGAGCTGCCGACCCACGTGCTGAGGCACTGGGAGACGATGGGGCTGCTCGCGCCCGAGAGGGATGCCGCCGGGCGGCGGCGCTATCGCGAGGACGACGCCTACCGGGTGGCGGCGATCGTCTCGAGCAAGGCAGCGGGGATGAGCCTCGACCAGATCCGCTCGCTGCTCGACGCCGGCGCCGACGACCGGCGGCAGATCCTGACCGACCACCTGGCGGACCTGGCCGCGCGGATGGCGGAGATGGAGCGGTCGCGGCACCTGACCGAGCACGCGTTGGAGTGCCGCGCCCACGACGTCGCGAACTGCCCGAACTTCCGGGCGCACGTCGCGGACCTGGTGGCCGGCACCCGCCGCGGGCTGCACCCCGGCCGCCACCCTGGCCCTGGCCAACACCTGCCTGCACGTGCTTGA
- a CDS encoding NAD(P)/FAD-dependent oxidoreductase, with the protein MNNTTYDVAVVGAGAAGLQAALTLGRMNRPVAVFGTDRYRNDPAAEMHNFLGHDGTPPAELRAAARADLERYPAVELKEQAVTAIEGAPGAFTLHTLDGSEVAARRVLLATGAADTLPDIPGLDALWGDVVAHCPYCHGYEFSGTPVGILGSEASVPLRAAMLERIASRLVVLTNGAELEQAVAGALKRMDVDVRTDPVVGVCRGPLGISVELAGGPVLELGGLFVGPGWAQAAPFAEQLDLDRSPMGAVLVDAFGRTSRPGVYAAGDIAQAPGLPMPMSSVLVAAASGQVAAAACDRELAAADNGLALPV; encoded by the coding sequence ATGAACAACACAACGTATGACGTCGCGGTGGTCGGCGCAGGAGCCGCCGGGCTGCAGGCGGCGCTCACGCTGGGGCGGATGAACCGCCCGGTCGCGGTGTTCGGCACCGACCGCTACCGCAACGACCCGGCCGCCGAGATGCACAACTTCCTCGGCCACGACGGGACCCCACCGGCCGAGCTCCGCGCCGCCGCCCGCGCGGACCTGGAGCGCTACCCGGCGGTCGAGCTCAAGGAGCAGGCGGTGACCGCCATCGAGGGCGCGCCCGGCGCCTTCACCCTCCACACCCTGGACGGAAGCGAGGTCGCGGCCCGCCGGGTGCTGCTCGCGACCGGCGCCGCAGACACGCTGCCCGACATTCCCGGTCTCGACGCGCTGTGGGGCGACGTCGTGGCGCACTGTCCCTACTGCCACGGTTACGAGTTCTCCGGCACGCCGGTCGGCATCCTCGGGTCGGAGGCCAGCGTGCCGCTGCGCGCGGCGATGCTCGAGCGGATCGCCAGCCGGCTCGTCGTCCTCACCAACGGAGCCGAGCTCGAGCAGGCCGTCGCCGGTGCGCTCAAGCGGATGGACGTCGACGTGCGGACCGATCCCGTGGTGGGCGTGTGCCGGGGCCCGCTCGGCATCAGCGTCGAGCTCGCCGGGGGCCCGGTGCTCGAGCTCGGCGGCCTCTTCGTCGGACCGGGCTGGGCACAGGCCGCGCCGTTCGCGGAGCAGCTCGACCTCGACCGGTCGCCGATGGGCGCGGTCCTCGTCGACGCGTTCGGCCGCACCAGTCGCCCCGGCGTCTACGCGGCCGGCGACATCGCCCAGGCGCCCGGGCTGCCGATGCCGATGTCGTCCGTCCTCGTCGCGGCGGCGAGCGGGCAGGTGGCCGCGGCCGCCTGCGACCGCGAGCTGGCCGCCGCCGACAACGGGCTCGCGCTGCCGGTCTGA
- a CDS encoding TetR family transcriptional regulator: MTDPDAAAAAAAAAAAADAGSSSKSQQTRAAIVAAATKLFRTGGYDATTMRAVAREAGVSVGNAYYYFGSKEHLVLAFYDEIFAAHVAGCERVLVTETGFVQRMSAVLDIWLDVAESSHEFAGKFFKHAAEPTSPLSVFSPESAPTREAAIDLMRRVVEGSDLKVAPALRQELPLLLWLVQMGMVLFWVYDGSPGRTRTRQLVRQAVPILDKLLRATRIPGVRGIADDVVTLVRSLVPPA, translated from the coding sequence GTGACCGACCCCGACGCCGCCGCAGCCGCAGCCGCAGCCGCAGCCGCAGCCGACGCAGGCTCGTCCTCCAAGTCGCAGCAGACCCGCGCGGCGATCGTCGCGGCAGCGACCAAGCTGTTCCGGACCGGGGGGTACGACGCCACCACGATGCGGGCAGTCGCGCGGGAGGCCGGGGTCTCGGTGGGCAACGCCTACTACTACTTCGGCTCGAAGGAGCACCTCGTCCTCGCGTTCTACGACGAGATCTTCGCCGCCCACGTCGCGGGCTGCGAGCGGGTGTTGGTGACGGAGACCGGGTTCGTCCAGCGGATGTCGGCGGTCCTCGACATCTGGCTCGACGTCGCCGAGTCGTCCCACGAGTTCGCCGGTAAGTTCTTCAAGCACGCGGCGGAGCCGACCAGTCCGCTGTCGGTCTTCAGCCCGGAGTCGGCTCCGACCCGCGAGGCGGCGATCGACCTGATGCGCCGGGTGGTGGAGGGCTCCGACCTGAAGGTCGCGCCGGCCCTGCGCCAGGAGCTTCCGCTCCTGTTGTGGCTGGTCCAGATGGGCATGGTCCTGTTCTGGGTGTACGACGGCTCCCCCGGCCGCACCCGCACCCGGCAGCTGGTGCGCCAGGCGGTCCCGATCCTCGACAAGCTGCTGCGGGCGACCCGGATCCCGGGCGTGCGCGGCATCGCCGACGACGTCGTCACCCTCGTCAGGTCTCTGGTTCCGCCTGCTTGA
- a CDS encoding aggregation-promoting factor C-terminal-like domain-containing protein, which translates to MGGSRSAAAAALLAVALTGCAATEPDTSGAPEEAAPTSTDVSPDRPERSQPTSRAEGGARFEVPDEVILQQLRLAAERIARNYTAPPTPTATPIDIDPGTNRALGYRLMLDFGFAEQQWQYLDALWHRESGWNHLADNPTSSAYGIPQSLPGTKMAVVGPDWRTNPETQIRWGLAYIAARYGSPERAWAHSERVGWY; encoded by the coding sequence ATGGGGGGATCGAGGTCGGCCGCGGCCGCCGCGCTGCTCGCGGTGGCCCTCACTGGCTGCGCCGCCACCGAGCCGGACACGTCGGGGGCGCCGGAGGAGGCAGCCCCGACCTCGACCGACGTGAGCCCGGACCGACCCGAGCGGTCCCAGCCGACCTCGCGCGCCGAGGGAGGCGCCCGCTTCGAGGTGCCGGACGAGGTGATCCTCCAGCAGCTGCGGTTGGCGGCCGAGCGGATCGCGCGGAACTACACCGCGCCGCCCACGCCGACGGCGACGCCGATCGACATCGATCCCGGCACCAACCGCGCTCTCGGCTACCGACTCATGCTCGACTTCGGGTTCGCCGAGCAGCAGTGGCAGTACCTCGACGCGCTCTGGCACCGCGAGTCCGGATGGAACCACCTGGCCGACAACCCGACGTCCAGCGCCTACGGCATCCCGCAGTCGCTGCCCGGCACCAAGATGGCCGTCGTGGGACCGGACTGGCGCACCAACCCCGAGACCCAGATCCGGTGGGGGCTGGCCTACATCGCCGCCCGGTACGGCTCACCCGAGCGCGCCTGGGCTCACTCGGAGCGGGTCGGCTGGTACTGA